In a genomic window of Salminus brasiliensis chromosome 12, fSalBra1.hap2, whole genome shotgun sequence:
- the slc4a1a gene encoding solute carrier family 4 member 1a (Diego blood group) has product METVLNFEEDNDMSYERKDSPLASPFSLSPVGQIGNYDLEQSRPEEEAEEEQPAETRIVIRSVDAAWNTNTNATTRGDSQAYVELNELLRDKWQETGRWVGYEESYNPVTGTWGPSHISYLTFKSLIQLRKVMTTGAVLLDVEESGLSGIAERIVNELLDRKEIRPSDRDTLLKALLQKRSQTEGPSASTSGIDMIEMMQTYSVTKQRDAADSVEASIVLSGVLDSLQKPVVAFLRLREAIVMDGILEANVPVRFIFALVGPTQSGMNFHESGRAMATLLADWVFSLEAYLAQNEKELTNAIADFMDCSIVIPPTEIQSVAMLQPIIGYQKRMLRERLRPADTRITLGQKAKGPEKPQEDPLARTGYPFGGMVRDIKRRYKHYLSDFTDALNPQVLSAVIFIYFAALSPAITFGGLLADKTEHMMGVSELMISTCIQGIIFCLFAAQPVLIIGFTGPLMVFEEAFFEFCKSQGVEYIVGRIWVGMWLILIVVIVVAVEASFLVRFISRFTQEIFSILISLIFIYETFAKLIKIFKTHPLVLNYEHLNESLEDPFHPVLEITNITDEHGNITHYHKVRERPYPNTALLSMCLMFGCFFIAFFLRQFKNGIYLPGPIRRMIGDFGVPIAIFFMIAVDVSIEDAYTQKLVVPQGLTVSNTSARGWLINPMGEKKQFPIWMMFACVVPGLLVFILIFLESQITTLIVSKPERKMVKGSGFHLDLLLLVAMGGAASIFGVPWLSAATVRSVTHVNALTVMTKGPKPVIEKVLEQRISGILVAALVGISILMEPILKKIPMTALFGIFLYMGITSLSGIQLWDRMLLLIVPKKYHPSDPYASRVQTSRMHLFTVIQLVCLATLWVVKSSKASLALPFILILTIPLRMLLTGRLFTVMEMKCLDADDAKVVLDEEPGMDVYDESPFP; this is encoded by the exons ATGGAAACTGTTCTGAATTTTGAGGAG GACAATGACATGTCCTATGAGCGTAAGGACTCACCTCTAGCCTCCCCATTCAGCCT GAGTCCAGTGGGACAGATAGGCAACTATGACCTGGAGCAAAGCAGGCCAGAGGAGGAGGCCGAGGAGGAGCAGCCTGCTGAGACCCGCATTGTCATCAGAAGCGTGGATG CTGCGTGGAACACAAACACCAATGCCACCACCAGAGGTGACTCTCAG GCATATGTGGAGCTGAACGAGCTGCTGAGAGACAAATGGCAGGAGACCGGCCGCTGGGTGGGATATGAGGAGTCCTACAACCCTGTCACTGGAACATGGGGGCCCTCCCACATCTCCTATCTCACCTTCAAAAGCCTTATCCAGCTCCGCAAAGTCATGACCACAG GGGCGGTGCTGCTGGATGTGGAGGAGAGCGGTCTGTCAGGCATCGCTGAGAGGATCGTAAATGAACTTCTGGATAGGAAAGAAATTCGGCCATCCGACCGTGACACCCTGCTGAAGGCACTGCTGCAGAAGCGAAg TCAGACTGAAGGACCTTCAGCCAGCACATCAGGCATTGATATGATTGAGATGATGCAAACCTACTCAGTCACCAAACAG AGAGATGCAGCTGATAGCGTAGAGGCCTCCATCGTGCTGTCCG gtgtgttggaCTCTCTGCAGAAGCCGGTGGTGGCGTTCCTGAGACTGCGGGAAGCTATAGTGATGGATGGCATTCTCGAGGCTAACGTGCCGGTCCGCTTCATCTTCGCCCTGGTGGGCCCAACTCAGAGCGGCATGAACTTCCACGAGAGCGGGCGAGCCATGGCCACCCTATTGGCCGACTGG GTCTTCAGCTTGGAGGCCTACCTTGCCCAGAATGAAAAAGAGCTGACCAATGCAATTGCCGACTTCATGGACTGCAGCATTGTGATCCCTCCCACTGAAATCCAGAGCGTTGCCATGCTGCAGCCAATCATTGGCTACCAGAAAAGGATGCTGCGCGAGAGGCTGCGTCCAGCTGACACCCGCATCACCTTGGGGCAAAAGGCTAAAG GGCCTGAGAAGCCACAAGAAGATCCATTAGCCCGAACTGGATATCCATTTGGGGGAATGGTCAGGGACATTAAGCGCCGTTACAAGCATTACCTCAGCGATTTTACAGATGCTCTTAATCCTCAGGTGTTGTCTGCGGTCATTTTCATCTACTTTGCCGCTCTCTCTCCTGCCATCACCTTTGGAGGACTGCTGG CGGATAAGACGGAGCACATGATGGGTGTGTCTGAGCTGATGATTTCCACCTGCATTCAAGGAATCATCTTTTGCCTGTTTGCTGCTCAGCCAGTGCTGATCATCGGCTTCACTGGGCCACTGATGGTGTTTGAAGAAGCCTTCTTTGAG TTCTGTAAGTCCCAGGGCGTCGAATACATTGTGGGACGGATCTGGGTTGGCATGTGGCTCATCCTCATTGTGGTGATTGTGGTGGCAGTGGAGGCCAGCTTCCTGGTCCGCTTCATCTCTCGTTTCACCCAGGAGATCTTCTCCATCCTCATCTCCTTGATTTTCATCTACGAGACCTTCGCCAAGCTGATCAAG ATTTTCAAAACTCATCCTCTGGTTCTGAACTACGAGCATTTAAATGAGTCTCTGGAGGACCCCTTCCACCCAGTGCTGGAGATAACCAATATTACAGACGAGCATGGCAATATTACCCACTACCACAAAGTTCGTGAGAGACCCTACCCCAACACCGCCCTGCTCTCCATGTGCCTGATGTTCGGCTGCTTCTTCATTGCCTTCTTCCTCCGTCAGTTCAAGAACGGCATCTATCTCCCAGGCCCT ATTCGCCGCATGATCGGAGATTTCGGTGTGCCCATCGccattttcttcatgattgcTGTTGACGTCAGCATTGAGGACGCCTACACACAG AAACTCGTAGTGCCGCAGGGTCTGACTGTGTCCAACACTTCTGCCAGAGGCTGGCTAATCAACCCCATGGGCGAGAAAAAACAATTCCCCATTTGGATGATGTTCGCCTGCGTGGTCCCAGGTTTACTGGTCTTCATTCTCATCTTCCTCGAGTCTCAGATCACCAC ACTCATTGTGAGTAAGCCAGAGAGGAAGATGGTGAAGGGCTCTGGCTTCCATTTGGATCTGCTCCTCCTTGTGGCTATGGGTGGAGCCGCTTCCATTTTTGGGGTCCCCTGGCTTAGTGCTGCGACAGTGCGATCCGTCACCCACGTCAATGCGCTCACCGTCATGACCAAAGGCCCGAAACCAGTGATTGAAAAAGTGCTGGAGCAGAGGATTAGTGGAATTCTTGTGGCTGCTTTAGTCG GCATATCCATTCTCATGGAGCCCATCCTGAAGAAGATTCCCATGACAGCCCTGTTCGGCATCTTCCTTTACATGGGTATCACGTCTCTGAGTGGCATTCAGCTGTGGGATCGCATGTTGCTCTTGATTGTGCCCAAAAAGTACCACCCATCTGATCCTTACGCCAGTCGA GTTCAAACCTCTCGAATGCACCTCTTCACCGTGATCCAGTTGGTGTGTCTAGCAACCCTGTGGGTAGTAAAGTCTAGCAAGGCTTCGCTGGCTCTGCccttcatcctcatcctcaccatccCACTACGGATGCTCCTCACTGGACGACTCTTCACTGTCATGGAGATGAAATGC CTGGATGCTGACGATGCCAAAGTGGTGCTGGATGAAGAGCCGGGAATGGACGTGTACGATGAATCTCCTTTTCCGTAA